One Sphaeramia orbicularis chromosome 21, fSphaOr1.1, whole genome shotgun sequence DNA window includes the following coding sequences:
- the tmem182a gene encoding transmembrane protein 182, with the protein MKLSVALFFAGLFGALAAVFILLSFGTDYWLLASESCNPDGSVGPGGVAIERGDVVVVQKETDDAVLYHEGFFWRCSFGANMRDENLLWKLWFTNQPHSKVCMHAYLFPFPVSHQTHNATEYDSAIIYRGFWSIFMLIGVAAVVLGGFFIICAAPFASHRLYKAGGGLFLSSAFFLLCVVVMFVLWVQVLDVVDIYVDHQRTALCPDFTLSINYGLSFMFAPVGIFFCLLAGLLFLLIGRTVQIHYH; encoded by the exons ATGAAGCTCAGTGTGGCGCTGTTCTTTGCTGGCCTTTTCGGTGCCTTGGCAGCCGTGTTCATCCTTCTCTCATTTGGAACTGATTACTGGCTCTTGGCCTCAGAGAGTTGTAATCCTGATGGATCTGTGGGCCCGGGTGGGGTCGCCATTGAG cgTGGAGATGTGGTGGTGGTTCAGAAGGAAACTGATGATGCCGTTCTGTACCATGAGGGATTCTTCTGGAGATGTTCCTTTGGCGCCAACATGAGAGACGAGAACCTGCTGTGGAAACTGTGGTTCA CAAACCAGCCTCACTCCAAAGTCTGCATGCACGCCTACCTCTTTCCATTCCCTGTGTCCCATCAGACCCACAACGCCACAGAGTATGATTCTGCCATAA TCTACAGAGGCTTCTGGAGTATCTTCATGCTCATTGGTGTTGCAGCTGTGGTGCTCGGTGGATTTTTCATCATCTGTGCTGCTCCGTTTGCCAGCCACCGTTTATATAAAGCAGGAGGAGGCCTTTTCCTGTCATCAG CTTTCTTCTTGCTGTGTGTGGTGGTGATGTTCGTCCTGTGGGTGCAGGTGTTAGATGTGGTGGATATTTACGTCGACCACCAGCGCACCGCACTGTGTCCAGACTTCACGCTGTCCATCAACTACGGCCTGTCCTTTATGTTTGCCCCCGTTGGCATCTTCTTCTGCCTCCTGGccggcctcctcttcctcctcatcggCCGAACAGTCCAGATTCACTACCACTGA